A single genomic interval of Spinacia oleracea cultivar Varoflay chromosome 6, BTI_SOV_V1, whole genome shotgun sequence harbors:
- the LOC130464369 gene encoding protein FAR1-RELATED SEQUENCE 5 isoform X2: MPNVKKGEGNEDKVPIPRRRLVTRVGCKARMVMKYKNEGFYVVTEFREPHVHALYTPGCLKFQKAGRKMNILHKKMIIDNSKVNIGPVKTFRLMKELVGSYDNVGASKQDFKNFHRDLKAYIEGSDAQMFVNNFQNKKLLWSAFFFDYEVDEDEQLCKAFWADPICRKNYALFGDMVSFDTTFQTNRYNMIFGPFTGVDHHKKCVTFGAALIAHEDIVSFEWVFRTFLKAMGGNEPACLITDEDPAMKIAIPKVFQTAEHRFCMWHIMKKMPEKVGRQITQDTLFLNKICKCVWSEEIEPTEFEEKWGKVLAEFKLQDHEWLKQLYEKRQMWIPAYFRDSFLCGIMRTTSRSESENNFYTKFTNPHLTLVEFYMRFESALDAQRHTQGQFDNDSKHKHPECKTSFALEKHASKIYTVSVFYDFQEELEIGCFHCGLEEYKKENGFEIFTIREGCRIRKFDVSFNPANLDSKCMCKMFERLGIPCRHMVWVWKAKMIEYIPDAYVLNRWTSLATKTPIFDLEGNILEACVNFVDCKRMLNELWSEIHTCVSLAQGNEEDLTDLVKNLKGLRLNLEAKKSSNNHENNGSPSKATDIELLIGATLPTEIVVKPPKISKNKGTGVHVPGTGSDKRLKGDKEKAIEQSQKKKRLCRGCGELGYHDIRNCPHKVKEN, translated from the exons ATGCCAAATGTTAAAAAAGGGGAAGGTAATGAAGATAAAGTACCTATACCTCGAAGAAGGCTAGTTACTCGTGTTGGTTGCAAGGCTCGGATGGTTATGAAGTATAAAAATGAAGGTTTTTATGTGGTGACTGAATTCCGAGAGCCACATGTTCATGCTCTTTACACCCCGGGTTGTCTAAAATTTCAGAAAGCGGGTAGGAAAATGAATATTCTTCATAAGAAGATGATTATTGATAATTCGAAGGTGAACATTGGTCCGGTTAAGACTTTTAGATTGATGAAGGAGTTAGTTGGATCGTATGATAACGTTGGTGCATCCAAGCAAGATTTCAAAAATTTTCATAGAGATTTGAAGGCTTACATTGAAGGATCGGATGCCCAAATGTTTGTGAATAACTTTCAGAACAAGAAGTTGTTATGGAGTGCATTTTTCTTTGACTATGAGGTGGATGAAGACGAGCAACTTTGTAAAGCTTTTTGGGCAGATCCAATATGTAGAAAGAATTATGCACTCTTTGGTGATATGGTTTCTTTTGACACCACATTTCAAACAAATAG GTATAATATGATATTTGGCCCATTTACTGGAGTTGATCACCACAAGAAGTGTGTTACTTTTGGTGCTGCTTTAATAGCCCATGAGGACATCGTGTCTTTTGAGTGGGTTTTTAGAACTTTCCTCAAGGCAATGGGAGGTAATGAGCCAGCTTGTTTGATTACGGATGAAGATCCGGCAATGAAAATAGCTATTCCTAAAGTGTTTCAGACCGCTGAGCATAGGTTTTGTATGTGGCATATAATGAAAAAAATGCCTGAGAAAGTCGGCCGTCAGATTACGCAAGATACCCTGTTTCTTAATAAAATTTGCAAATGTGTTTGGAGTGAAGAGATTGAGCCAACAGAATTTGAAGAGAAATGGGGAAAGGTTCTTGCTGAGTTCAAGCTTCAAGACCATGAGTGGTTGAAGCAGTTGTATGAGAAGCGTCAAATGTGGATCCCAGCATACTTTAGAGATTCGTTTCTATGTGGTATCATGAGGACTACATCAAGGTCAGAGAGTGAGAACAATTTTTATACAAAGTTTACCAATCCCCATCTCACTCTAGTAGAGTTTTACATGAGATTTGAGAGTGCATTGGATGCTCAAAGACATACTCAAGGTCAATTTGACAATGATTCTAAACACAAGCATCCAGAATGTAAGACTTCCTTTGCATTAGAGAAACATGCTTCTAAAATCTACACTGTTTCAGTCTTTTATGATTTTCAAGAGGAGCTCGAGATTGGTTGCTTTCACTGTGGACTTGAGGAGTACAAgaaagaaaatgggtttgaaaTCTTTACCATTAGAGAAGGATGTAGAATAAGAAAGTTCGATGTTAGTTTTAACCCGGCTAACCTAGATAGTAAGTGTATGTGCAAGATGTTTGAGAGGTTAGGGATTCCTTGTAGGCACATGGTTTGGGTGTGGAAGGCAAAGATGATTGAGTATATTCCTGATGCTTATGTGCTAAATAGGTGGACTAGTTTGGCAACTAAAACGCCAATTTTTGATTTAGAAGGAAATATCTTGGAGGCATGTGTTAACTTTGTTGATTGTAAAAGAATGTTAAATGAGTTATGGTCAGAAATTCACACATGTGTGAGTTTGGCTCAGGGTAATGAAGAAGATCTTACTGATCTTGTGAAGAATTTAAAAGGTTTAAGGTTAAACTTGGAAGCTAAGAAGAGTTCTAACAATCATGAAAACAATGGTTCTCCTAGCAAAGCAACAGACATCGAGCTACTGATTGGAGCTACCCTTCCTACTGAAATTGTGGTTAAGCCGCCTAAAATTTCAAAGAACAAAGGCACGGGGGTTCATGTTCCAGGTACAGGTAGTGACAAACGATTGAAAGGTGACAAGGAAAAGGCAATTGAGCAAAGCCAAAAGAAGAAAAGGTTATGTAGAGGTTGTGGAGAGCTTGGTTACCATGATATCCGGAATTGCCCACATAAAGTGAAAGAAAATT aa
- the LOC130464369 gene encoding protein FAR1-RELATED SEQUENCE 5 isoform X1 → MPNVKKGEGNEDKVPIPRRRLVTRVGCKARMVMKYKNEGFYVVTEFREPHVHALYTPGCLKFQKAGRKMNILHKKMIIDNSKVNIGPVKTFRLMKELVGSYDNVGASKQDFKNFHRDLKAYIEGSDAQMFVNNFQNKKLLWSAFFFDYEVDEDEQLCKAFWADPICRKNYALFGDMVSFDTTFQTNRYNMIFGPFTGVDHHKKCVTFGAALIAHEDIVSFEWVFRTFLKAMGGNEPACLITDEDPAMKIAIPKVFQTAEHRFCMWHIMKKMPEKVGRQITQDTLFLNKICKCVWSEEIEPTEFEEKWGKVLAEFKLQDHEWLKQLYEKRQMWIPAYFRDSFLCGIMRTTSRSESENNFYTKFTNPHLTLVEFYMRFESALDAQRHTQGQFDNDSKHKHPECKTSFALEKHASKIYTVSVFYDFQEELEIGCFHCGLEEYKKENGFEIFTIREGCRIRKFDVSFNPANLDSKCMCKMFERLGIPCRHMVWVWKAKMIEYIPDAYVLNRWTSLATKTPIFDLEGNILEACVNFVDCKRMLNELWSEIHTCVSLAQGNEEDLTDLVKNLKGLRLNLEAKKSSNNHENNGSPSKATDIELLIGATLPTEIVVKPPKISKNKGTGVHVPGTGSDKRLKGDKEKAIEQSQKKKRLCRGCGELGYHDIRNCPHKVKENCKL, encoded by the exons ATGCCAAATGTTAAAAAAGGGGAAGGTAATGAAGATAAAGTACCTATACCTCGAAGAAGGCTAGTTACTCGTGTTGGTTGCAAGGCTCGGATGGTTATGAAGTATAAAAATGAAGGTTTTTATGTGGTGACTGAATTCCGAGAGCCACATGTTCATGCTCTTTACACCCCGGGTTGTCTAAAATTTCAGAAAGCGGGTAGGAAAATGAATATTCTTCATAAGAAGATGATTATTGATAATTCGAAGGTGAACATTGGTCCGGTTAAGACTTTTAGATTGATGAAGGAGTTAGTTGGATCGTATGATAACGTTGGTGCATCCAAGCAAGATTTCAAAAATTTTCATAGAGATTTGAAGGCTTACATTGAAGGATCGGATGCCCAAATGTTTGTGAATAACTTTCAGAACAAGAAGTTGTTATGGAGTGCATTTTTCTTTGACTATGAGGTGGATGAAGACGAGCAACTTTGTAAAGCTTTTTGGGCAGATCCAATATGTAGAAAGAATTATGCACTCTTTGGTGATATGGTTTCTTTTGACACCACATTTCAAACAAATAG GTATAATATGATATTTGGCCCATTTACTGGAGTTGATCACCACAAGAAGTGTGTTACTTTTGGTGCTGCTTTAATAGCCCATGAGGACATCGTGTCTTTTGAGTGGGTTTTTAGAACTTTCCTCAAGGCAATGGGAGGTAATGAGCCAGCTTGTTTGATTACGGATGAAGATCCGGCAATGAAAATAGCTATTCCTAAAGTGTTTCAGACCGCTGAGCATAGGTTTTGTATGTGGCATATAATGAAAAAAATGCCTGAGAAAGTCGGCCGTCAGATTACGCAAGATACCCTGTTTCTTAATAAAATTTGCAAATGTGTTTGGAGTGAAGAGATTGAGCCAACAGAATTTGAAGAGAAATGGGGAAAGGTTCTTGCTGAGTTCAAGCTTCAAGACCATGAGTGGTTGAAGCAGTTGTATGAGAAGCGTCAAATGTGGATCCCAGCATACTTTAGAGATTCGTTTCTATGTGGTATCATGAGGACTACATCAAGGTCAGAGAGTGAGAACAATTTTTATACAAAGTTTACCAATCCCCATCTCACTCTAGTAGAGTTTTACATGAGATTTGAGAGTGCATTGGATGCTCAAAGACATACTCAAGGTCAATTTGACAATGATTCTAAACACAAGCATCCAGAATGTAAGACTTCCTTTGCATTAGAGAAACATGCTTCTAAAATCTACACTGTTTCAGTCTTTTATGATTTTCAAGAGGAGCTCGAGATTGGTTGCTTTCACTGTGGACTTGAGGAGTACAAgaaagaaaatgggtttgaaaTCTTTACCATTAGAGAAGGATGTAGAATAAGAAAGTTCGATGTTAGTTTTAACCCGGCTAACCTAGATAGTAAGTGTATGTGCAAGATGTTTGAGAGGTTAGGGATTCCTTGTAGGCACATGGTTTGGGTGTGGAAGGCAAAGATGATTGAGTATATTCCTGATGCTTATGTGCTAAATAGGTGGACTAGTTTGGCAACTAAAACGCCAATTTTTGATTTAGAAGGAAATATCTTGGAGGCATGTGTTAACTTTGTTGATTGTAAAAGAATGTTAAATGAGTTATGGTCAGAAATTCACACATGTGTGAGTTTGGCTCAGGGTAATGAAGAAGATCTTACTGATCTTGTGAAGAATTTAAAAGGTTTAAGGTTAAACTTGGAAGCTAAGAAGAGTTCTAACAATCATGAAAACAATGGTTCTCCTAGCAAAGCAACAGACATCGAGCTACTGATTGGAGCTACCCTTCCTACTGAAATTGTGGTTAAGCCGCCTAAAATTTCAAAGAACAAAGGCACGGGGGTTCATGTTCCAGGTACAGGTAGTGACAAACGATTGAAAGGTGACAAGGAAAAGGCAATTGAGCAAAGCCAAAAGAAGAAAAGGTTATGTAGAGGTTGTGGAGAGCTTGGTTACCATGATATCCGGAATTGCCCACATAAAGTGAAAGAAAATTGTaagttataa
- the LOC130464360 gene encoding uncharacterized protein: MVKHDAAFKRVDVAKRRMADYAFAEGPIDELLYNDKLNKITREEMKSLAGENHMLNNIADAWAYLLNVENRRRGVGTESRFFFSTKPYDILCKDKYFLSSIKFNERYPALFKRMDEELAHAKVTSLQRVQLVFFPIVNGGHYYLLCINFMNGSLDVIDNQCITPPMTYLGKYKNEPRNMLKGFAEYYFARHNGGNKSSVTDFKTRNLNMKWKSNANYDDCGVFLLKHMETYYGESAKEWNPGLEKDNFEQMKRLRVEYCGKLLAHKENDEHHTMISKSRTWALENKI, translated from the exons ATGGTCAAACATGATGCAGCGTTCAAGAGAGTAGATGTTGCTAAAAGAAGGATGGCTGATTATGCATTTGCTGAAGGACCAATTGA TGAGCTTTTGTACAACGATAAGCTAAACAAAATCACAAGAGAAGAAATGAAAAGTCTTGCGGGCGAAAATCATATGCTCAACAATATAGCTGATGCATGGGCATACCTTTTAAATGTTGAAAACAGAAGGCGAGGTGTAGGAACAGAAAGTAGATTTTTCTTCAGCACAAAGCCATAT GACATCTTATGCAAAGATAAGTACTTTCTTTCGAGTATCAAGTTCAATGAAAGATATCCTGCTTTGTTTAAAAGAATGGATGAAGAACTAGCACATGCTAAAGTAACAAGCTTGCAAAGAGTTCAATTG GTGTTTTTTCCGATAGTTAATGGTGGTCATTACTATCTATTGTGCATTAACTTCATGAATGGCAGTTTGGACGTGATTGACAACCAATGCATTACACCCCCTATGACGTATTTGGGAAAATACAAGAATGAACCAAGAAATATG TTGAAAGGCTTCGCAGAATATTATTTTGCAAGACACAATGGAGGAAACAAAAGTTCTGTAACTGATTTCAAAACAAGAAACCTGAATATGAAATGGAAAAGCAACGCCAATTATGATGATTGTGGAGTGTTTTTGCTGAAGCACATGGAAACTTATTATGGAGAGAGTGCAAAGGAATGGAATCCGGGACTGGAAAAAGACAAC TTTGAGCAAATGAAGAGATTGAGAGTTGAATATTGTGGAAAGTTATTGGCGCACAAAGAGAATGATGAACATCATACAATGATTTCAAAATCAAGAACATGGGCACTAGAAAACAAAATTTGA
- the LOC110792029 gene encoding uncharacterized protein has protein sequence MTGVQKQYERRSKHKHDKQATNPDNTEEGNKNERAKETEPIVPSSLLNDIMNDLEEPEDHTNQETEVKINEESIDNGNQEQEPDLTKGREETVRETETQTNAETEPIINEETNANVNKEQEEVNQKNDKRRKHIAKRKQGNEIVVRDVKKHKSAVVVHSRSKDCVEVDNKSKPVEKKKARLLVQRIPPNWFMALIPKIPRQHRAAIRKIGFGAFLDLDIGAHKSAFSAELVTSLDANRVNLVMDNKEEIDIQLKDIHLVYGLPIGGRKIVEPKKEEDEEWVSFLRTWRGFFNMESGSPYLSKVLDRLNELCEKDLCDEFLWHFVVCVVNTCICSTSRPKVAYKFLYSCMDIQKIHELDWCHYTFVNMKIAVEKWKGGNAYFTGPLPFLLITYFDRLQREKIVQPREFPLLSVWNSERIEERMKIENKRGFGKGVVLKRIAYEGLLEEQVEEHIYQKDPDLQAGSSTSSYNIMGFLDKFGDLAKALASNINEMYVMVDKASDLFKEGDTAEELKRLVDNIWSKYTNKPTEPILPEAQEKVKSPSVLSQDKQMFDEPGFIEELDVVMAKAWEDYQERIGMSKKFVKPRPTKKKKKARDESDILGFKLLTQSQTDEEEEQPLPFATTTTHIFVPESESPVILRDIPSSSALKPTEVISLDSAESFENMDLDLDLDLALGVQKSLENAANNVKSQEQTDTENATNKPSSGKDDDPKERASDVVPTEATLGNNDQQMGTETTKTPTGLDIDGKQAGSPKYEEPKQKIDEQVG, from the exons ATGACTGGAGTACAAAAACAATACGAACGACGAAG caaACACAAACATGACAAACAAGCAACAAATCCAGACAATACTGAAGA AGGAAATAAGAATGAACGCGCCAAAGAAACGGAGCCAATTGTCCCGTCATCACTTTTGAACGACATCATGAACGATTTAGA GGAACCCGAAGATCAcaccaatcaagaaactgaagtTAAAATCAATGAAGAAAGCATTGataatggaaaccaagaacAAGAGCCTGATCTCACTAAAGGACGGGAAGAGACTGTCAG GGAAACCGAAACTCAAACCAATGCAGAAACTGAACCTATCATCAATGAAGAAACCAATGCCAATGTAAACAAAGAACAAGAGGAAGTGAATCAGAAGAATGACAAAAGAAGGAAACATATTGCAAAAAGGAAACAAGGGAATGAAATTGTTGTTAGAGATGTCAAGAAGCACAAGTCTGCAGTTGTTGTGCACTCGAGATCAAAAGACTGTGTAGAAGTGGATAACAAATCAAAACCGGTGGAGAAGAAAAAGGCTAGACTTTTGGTCCAAAGAATACCACCAAATTGGTTCATGGCACTTATTCCTAAAATTCCGAGACAACACAGAGCTGCCATTAGGAAAATAGGCTTTGGTGCCTTCCTTGATTTAGATATTGGTGCCCATAAGTCTGCGTTTTCTGCTGAACTTGTAACAAGCTTAGACGCCAACAGAGTTAATTTGGTGATGGATAATAAAGAAGAAATAGATATTCAGTTGAAAGACATACACCTTGTGTACGGGCTTCCAATAGGAGGAAGGAAAATAGTGGAACCGAAgaaggaagaagatgaagaatggGTTTCATTTCTGAGAACATGGAGGGGATTCTTTAACATGGAAAGTGGAAGTCCATACCTGTCAAAAGTATTAGATAGGTTGAATGAGTTATGTGAAAAAGACTTGTGTGATGAATTTTTATGGCATTTCGTGGTGTGTGTAGTAAATACTTGTATATGCTCAACATCAAGACCGAAAGTGGCATACAAGTTTCTGTATAGCTGCATGGACATACAGAAAATTCATGAATTAGACTGGTGCCATTACACTTTTGTAAATATGAAGATAGCTGTTGAAAAATGGAAAGGAGGAAATGCTTATTTCACTGGACCATTGCCTTTCTTACTG ATTACATATTTTGACCGGTTGCAAAGGGAGAAGATTGTGCAACCAAGAGAGTTCCCTCTCCTTTCAGTCTGGAACAGTGAGAGGATAGAAGAAAGAATGAAGATTGAAAACAAGAGGGGCTTTGGAAAGGGGGTTGTGCTCAAAAGAATAGCTTATGAAGGATTACTAGAAGAACAAGTTGAAGAACACATATACCAGAAAGATCCTGACTTGCAAGCAGGCTCATCAACTTCATCCTACAACATTATG GGCTTTCTGGACAAATTTGGGGATTTGGCTAAGGCACTGGCTTCAAATATCAACGAGATGTATGTTATGGTAGATAAAGCATCTGACCTTTTCAAAGAAGGCGATACAGCAGAGGAACTGAAAAGGCTGGTCGATAATATTTGGAGCAAGTACACAAATAAGCCAACTGAGCCAATTCTGCCCGAAGCACAAGAAAAAGTCAAGAGTCCTTCAGTTCTTAGCCAGGACAAACAAATGTTTGATGAACCTGGATTCATTGAGGAATTGGACGTGGTAATGGCTAAGGCATGGGAAGATTACCAAGAGAGAATAGGTATGAGTAAGAAATTTGTCAAGCCACGtccaacaaaaaagaaaaagaaggcaAGAGATGAATCTGATATATTAGGCTTCAAATTGTTGACCCAAAGCCAAACCGATGAAGAAGAAGAGCAACCCCTCCCATTTGCTACAACAACGACACACATCTTTGTTCCAGAATCAGAATCACCAGTGATCCTTAGGGATATTCCATCTTCATCTGCATTAAAGCCAACAGAAGTGATTTCTCTCGACAGTGCTGAATCGTTTGAAAatatggatttggatttggacttggatCTGGCACTTGGAGTTCAAAAATCCTTGGAAAATGCAGCAAACAATGTCAAAAGCCAAGAACAAACAGACACAGAAAATGCAACAAACAAGCCAAGTTCGGGTAAAGATGATGACCCTAAGGAAAGAGCGTCTGATGTTGTTCCAACAGAGGCTACTTTGGGTAACAATGATCAGCAAATGGGAACAGAAACTACTAAAACACCAACTGGTTTAGATATTGATGGAAAGCAAGCTGGTTCGCCAAAATATGAGGAGCCAAAACAGAAAATAGATGAGCAGGTGGGGTAA